The Peromyscus maniculatus bairdii isolate BWxNUB_F1_BW_parent chromosome 6, HU_Pman_BW_mat_3.1, whole genome shotgun sequence genome has a segment encoding these proteins:
- the S100a14 gene encoding protein S100-A14, which produces MGQCRSANAEDAQEFSDVERAIETLIKNFHQYSVEGGKETLTPAELRDLVTQQLPHLMPSNCGLEEKIANLGNCNDTKLEFGSFWELIGEAAKSVKMESPVARS; this is translated from the exons ATGGGACAGTGTCGGTCAGCCAACGCTGAG GATGCCCAAGAATTCAGTGATGTAGAGAGGGCCATTGAGACCCTCATCAAGAACTTCCATCAGTACTCTGTGGAGGGTGGAAAGGAGACACTGACTCCGGCTGAACTACGAGACCTGGTTACCCAGCAGCTGCCACACCTCATGCCG AGCAACTGTGGGCTAGAAGAGAAAATTGCCAACCTGGGCAACTGTAATGACACGAAACTGGAGTTTGGAAGCTTCTGGGAGCTGATTGGAGAAGCAGCCAAGAGTGTGAAGATGGAAAGCCCTGTTGCTCGGAGCTGA
- the S100a16 gene encoding protein S100-A16 produces MADCYTELEKAVVVLVENFYKYVSKHSLVKNKISKSGFRKMLQKELNHMLTDTGNRKAADKLIQNLDANHDGRISFDEYWTMIGGITSPMANLIRQQECQQEQQGSS; encoded by the exons ATGGCTGACTGCTATACAGAGCTGGAGAAGGCAGTTGTCGTCCTGGTGGAAAACTTCTACAAATATGTATCCAAGCACAGCCTGGTCAAGAACAAGATCAGCAAGAGCGGCTTCCGCAAGATGCTCCAGAAAGAGCTGAACCACATGCTGACG gacacagggaaccGAAAGGCAGCTGACAAACTCATCCAGAACCTGGATGCCAACCATGACGGGCGCATCAGCTTTGATGAATACTGGACCATGATAGGCGGTATCACCAGCCCCATGGCCAACCTCATCCGCCAGCAAGAGtgccagcaggagcagcagggcaGCAGCTAG